The following coding sequences lie in one Spea bombifrons isolate aSpeBom1 chromosome 5, aSpeBom1.2.pri, whole genome shotgun sequence genomic window:
- the LOC128497363 gene encoding probable G-protein coupled receptor 141 produces the protein MQVVSVVIVVIYTMAFIFGFIGVLMMGLQLYKTNILLMTATTFINLLLVHSLFLLTIPFRLVYYTQNNIWTFGYTFCEVVSGMIHIHMYMSFIFYVVILGIRYFSFFKENDNIEFNRKLHAAVASIIVWILIIAVIFPNFYIVYGTSTSYNETKCFQFQKDLEKEEMRTINYAITGFILTIVCILLTLQISIIIKVVKNIEGSVFTHQEFWVQMKSLVFILIMIVCFCPSLAFRLFYLKYTEECNGYNEILWSVSALSCVDLLLFSLKPFCHSVSVNCWF, from the coding sequence ATGCAAGTTGTGTCTGTCGTCATTGTAGTTATCTATACCATGGCATTCATTTTTGGATTCATTGGAGTACTCATGATGGGATTACAGCTgtataaaacaaacattcttTTAATGACCGCAACAACATTCATAAACCTATTATTAGTCCACAGTCTCTTCCTTCTCACTATACCATTCAGACTGGTCTATTACACCCAAAACAACATTTGGACATTTGGATATACATTTTGCGAGGTGGTTAGTGGCATGATACATATCCATATGTATATGTCCTTTATTTTCTATGTTGTCATTCTTGGGATAAGGTACTTCAGTTTCTTCAAGGAAAACGACAACATTGAATTCAACCGTAAACTCCATGCAGCGGTGGCAAGTATTATTGTTTGGATATTGATAATTGCTGTTATTTTTCCCAATTTCTATATAGTGTATGGCACATCTACCTCTTATAACGAAACCAAATGTTTCCAGTTCCAAAAAGATctagaaaaggaagaaatgcgtACAATAAACTATGCCATTACTGGGTTTATACTAACAATTGTATGCATTCTTCTGACCTTACAGATTTCTATTATCATAAAAGTTGTTAAAAATATAGAAGGCTCTGTATTTACTCACCAGGAGTTCTGGGTTCAAATGAAAAGCCTTGTCTTTATTTTGATTATGATTGTTTGTTTCTGCCCTAGTCTTGCGTTTAGACTTTTCTACTTAAAATACACAGAGGAATGTAATGGGTACAATGAAATCCTTTGGAGTGTTAGCGCACTCAGCTGTGTGGACCTCTTGTTATTTTCTCTAAAACCATTTTGCCATAGCGTTTCTGTAAACTGTTGGTTTTAA